One Deinococcus betulae genomic window carries:
- a CDS encoding TetR/AcrR family transcriptional regulator, giving the protein MARPRQISDEQIVAAAQEVFLEQGFSATTAAIARRAGVSEGTLFNRFTSKEDLFAAAIGLTDYGQWRAALLEAAGQGEVRRNLERAALSMLHEAEQLVPRLMVVFSRGHDPSHNPMLDRLDDPMRADAGVLAAYLQAEVRLGRLRPLDADITALTMVGALTHYIHQEQVMPPAGRAPIEAGRLVRGLLDVLWPGLAP; this is encoded by the coding sequence ATGGCGCGGCCCCGACAGATTAGCGACGAACAGATTGTGGCAGCGGCCCAGGAAGTTTTTCTGGAACAGGGATTTTCGGCCACCACAGCGGCCATTGCCCGGCGTGCTGGGGTATCTGAAGGCACCCTGTTCAACCGCTTTACCAGCAAAGAGGACCTGTTTGCAGCGGCCATCGGCCTAACCGACTACGGCCAGTGGCGGGCGGCCCTGCTGGAAGCGGCTGGCCAGGGCGAGGTCCGGCGCAATCTGGAGCGCGCCGCCCTGAGCATGCTGCACGAGGCCGAGCAACTGGTGCCCCGGCTGATGGTGGTGTTCTCGCGTGGGCATGATCCCAGCCACAACCCCATGCTCGACCGGCTGGACGACCCCATGCGGGCAGACGCGGGCGTGCTGGCCGCCTACTTGCAGGCCGAGGTGCGCCTGGGCCGGCTGCGGCCCCTGGACGCCGACATCACGGCCCTGACGATGGTGGGCGCCCTGACGCACTACATCCACCAGGAACAAGTAATGCCCCCGGCCGGGCGTGCCCCTATTGAGGCTGGACGCCTGGTGCGCGGCCTGCTGGACGTGCTGTGGCCAGGGTTGGCGCCGTGA
- a CDS encoding TolC family protein, producing the protein MFRSRPLLLSLLLGTALSLEPARAQGSAPPSPPPPATAPQSGPLSLNDLLLALRTAPGWRAADLTYRAAQLTLQSARTRAGLSVSAGADGALNRVPWDGGEWKGSGTLTVIASLAVLPWSPAFEGVRSAERALAAAALTLRAERASLTAQLFQAYAGVRQAQSALTAAQAQTTLAARVLTITQAQQTQGLQTGAGVLERQAALEGAQAAEAQATRAVTQAQQAITRLLGTAVTLAPTSSLPDLTPAGDLPALLARALAQRPEVNRARAAVGDAQAGRAASALDARLPDLSAGVRAGQLADAQGNPGRTVSATLNVKAGVLGAQVSVPLRDTSAAVTGVALSLSASLPLLGRPQDTALAQAELGLAQAALALEAAQQGAELEVRTRFMALEDERSGLPAAQTRQAAAALAVQNARARLDAGLGTALDVAQAELNLLQADQALTAARDRITLAGLALAQSTADLDPLLLTLPPTPLPTGGRP; encoded by the coding sequence ATGTTTCGTTCAAGACCGCTTCTTCTGTCCCTGCTGCTGGGCACAGCCCTGAGCCTGGAACCCGCTCGGGCCCAGGGCAGCGCGCCGCCCAGCCCACCTCCCCCGGCCACAGCCCCCCAGAGCGGCCCGCTCTCCCTGAATGACCTGCTGCTGGCGCTGCGCACCGCGCCGGGCTGGCGCGCGGCCGACCTGACTTACCGCGCCGCGCAGCTGACCCTGCAAAGCGCGCGCACCCGCGCGGGCCTGAGCGTCAGCGCCGGGGCCGACGGCGCCCTGAACCGCGTGCCCTGGGACGGCGGCGAGTGGAAAGGCAGCGGCACGCTGACCGTAATCGCCAGCTTGGCCGTGCTGCCCTGGTCACCCGCTTTTGAAGGGGTGCGCAGCGCCGAGCGCGCCCTGGCCGCCGCCGCCCTGACCCTGCGCGCCGAACGCGCGAGCCTGACCGCGCAGCTGTTTCAGGCATATGCCGGGGTGCGGCAGGCCCAGAGCGCCCTGACGGCGGCCCAGGCCCAGACCACCCTGGCGGCGCGGGTGCTGACGATCACGCAGGCCCAGCAGACGCAGGGCCTTCAGACCGGCGCTGGAGTGCTGGAGCGGCAAGCCGCGCTGGAGGGGGCGCAGGCCGCCGAGGCGCAGGCCACGCGCGCTGTAACCCAGGCGCAGCAGGCCATCACGCGGCTGCTGGGCACCGCCGTTACACTGGCCCCCACCTCTTCCCTGCCCGACCTGACCCCTGCGGGCGACCTGCCAGCGCTGCTGGCCCGCGCCCTGGCACAGCGGCCCGAGGTCAACCGCGCCCGCGCCGCTGTGGGCGACGCCCAGGCTGGCCGCGCCGCGTCGGCCCTGGACGCCCGGCTGCCTGACCTGAGTGCCGGAGTGCGCGCCGGGCAGCTGGCCGACGCCCAGGGCAATCCTGGCCGTACGGTCAGCGCCACCCTGAACGTGAAAGCGGGCGTGCTGGGCGCGCAGGTCAGCGTGCCGCTGCGTGACACCAGTGCAGCGGTGACGGGCGTGGCCCTGTCCCTGAGCGCCTCTTTGCCCCTCCTCGGCCGCCCGCAGGACACCGCGCTGGCACAGGCCGAACTGGGGCTGGCACAGGCGGCGCTGGCGCTGGAGGCCGCGCAGCAGGGCGCCGAACTGGAGGTCCGCACCCGCTTTATGGCCCTCGAAGATGAACGCAGCGGCCTCCCCGCTGCCCAGACCCGGCAGGCCGCCGCCGCCCTGGCTGTCCAGAATGCCCGCGCCCGTCTAGACGCAGGCCTGGGCACAGCGCTGGATGTGGCCCAGGCCGAACTGAACTTGCTACAAGCCGACCAGGCGCTGACGGCTGCGCGCGACCGCATCACCCTGGCCGGGCTGGCCCTGGCCCAGTCCACGGCCGACCTTGACCCGCTGCTGCTGACCCTTCCCCCCACCCCCCTGCCCACCGGAGGCCGCCCATGA
- a CDS encoding TolC family protein: MTRLSPRALPLLAPIFLSLTLGTASAQTALTLPGAVSRALTSGTDVTTARANLQKAQAGLRAVRADPTSLLPTLTQAEQDVAAQAAALDAAKLGAAQAAVSGYLAAAEGEARAALAAAQVALSDRNLKIAQARLAARVATALDVSRAQNSLNSDRQDLASARAALPVLEAQLTRTLNLPAGTDLKLGAVPAAPKLSTTLATLQTGLDKRLPSLVQAANGASFAALQVRLADNDYTPSRTLEDARVAAQNAQRSLDDGLRAAQTGVRDAYRSAQDAQERVALAREALQNAQSSLTQAQARLKAGTAAAVEVQQMQLQVQQAAFSLTQAQGGVWRALSALGSASGVDVTGLVN; encoded by the coding sequence ATGACCCGTCTGTCCCCCCGTGCCCTGCCCCTGCTGGCCCCCATTTTTCTGTCGCTGACCCTGGGAACGGCCTCGGCCCAGACCGCCCTGACGCTGCCCGGCGCCGTGAGCCGCGCGCTGACCAGCGGCACCGATGTCACGACCGCCCGCGCCAACCTGCAAAAGGCGCAGGCGGGCCTGCGGGCCGTACGGGCCGACCCCACCAGCCTCCTGCCCACGCTGACCCAGGCCGAACAGGACGTGGCCGCGCAGGCCGCCGCCCTGGACGCCGCCAAGCTGGGCGCGGCGCAGGCCGCTGTCTCGGGCTACCTGGCCGCCGCCGAGGGCGAAGCGCGCGCGGCCCTGGCCGCCGCGCAGGTGGCGCTGAGCGACCGCAACCTGAAAATTGCCCAGGCCCGCCTGGCTGCGCGGGTCGCCACCGCCCTGGACGTCAGCCGGGCCCAGAACAGCCTGAACAGTGACCGTCAGGACCTGGCCAGCGCGCGGGCCGCCCTGCCCGTGCTGGAAGCGCAGCTGACCCGCACCCTCAACCTCCCGGCGGGCACCGACCTGAAACTGGGAGCGGTGCCCGCCGCGCCCAAGCTGAGCACCACCCTGGCCACGCTGCAAACTGGCCTCGACAAGCGCCTGCCCAGCCTGGTGCAGGCCGCGAACGGCGCGAGTTTTGCGGCCCTGCAAGTTCGCCTGGCCGACAACGATTACACCCCGTCACGCACCCTGGAAGACGCCCGCGTGGCGGCCCAGAACGCGCAGCGCAGCCTGGATGACGGCCTGCGCGCCGCCCAGACCGGCGTGCGCGACGCCTACCGCAGTGCCCAGGACGCCCAGGAGCGCGTGGCTCTGGCCCGCGAGGCGCTACAAAACGCCCAGAGCAGCCTGACCCAGGCCCAGGCGCGCCTGAAAGCCGGCACCGCCGCCGCCGTGGAGGTTCAGCAGATGCAGCTGCAGGTGCAGCAGGCCGCGTTCAGTCTGACCCAGGCGCAGGGCGGCGTCTGGCGCGCACTCTCGGCGCTGGGGAGCGCGTCCGGCGTGGACGTGACTGGGCTGGTGAACTGA
- a CDS encoding efflux RND transporter periplasmic adaptor subunit, with amino-acid sequence MAGTRPRLLVVLTGTLLLSACAGGGEGRQNGNDLDAAPAKTTTLRVTTVSAQQGRLSAQRSASATIRAERDSQVAAQASGVVARLLVQEGEQVSAGQVVAQLDDAPQRQALENARLQVQQAQLSLAQTSRTTQGSEAALRAAVTAAQASLSQAQSSAQSAENLYALGGISQADLQAARAQLAQAQSGLAQARTNLAQNGQSAQNSVPLGRVGLEQAQAGVRQAEENLARAAVRAPFAGTVADLSAEIGEFVAQGSPVFRLVDPGSIRAQFNVPAADAPGLRAGTALNLGYGGVNYVATVVDTPGIAGSNRLVRITARVQGGEALPVGAAAQARYRVTLGQGVLIPSAAVQADGGENVVYTVAGGVAERTPVTVVAESGAQVAVQGLPAGQRVIAPVPASLQSGARVTAETRAPAASGATP; translated from the coding sequence ATGGCCGGGACCCGTCCGAGGCTTCTGGTGGTGCTGACCGGCACGCTGCTGCTCAGCGCCTGTGCCGGCGGGGGCGAGGGCCGCCAGAACGGCAACGACCTAGATGCCGCCCCGGCCAAGACGACCACCCTGCGCGTGACCACCGTGAGCGCCCAGCAGGGCCGCCTGAGCGCGCAGCGCAGCGCCAGCGCCACCATCCGGGCCGAGCGCGACAGCCAGGTCGCCGCGCAGGCCAGCGGCGTGGTGGCGCGCCTGCTGGTTCAGGAGGGCGAGCAGGTCTCGGCGGGGCAGGTCGTGGCGCAGCTGGACGACGCCCCGCAGCGCCAGGCGCTGGAAAACGCCCGACTTCAGGTGCAGCAGGCCCAGCTGAGTCTGGCCCAGACCAGCCGCACCACCCAGGGCTCAGAAGCGGCGCTGCGCGCGGCGGTGACGGCGGCGCAGGCCAGCCTGTCACAGGCCCAGAGCAGTGCCCAGAGCGCCGAAAATCTGTATGCCCTGGGCGGCATCAGTCAGGCGGACCTGCAGGCGGCGCGGGCGCAGCTGGCCCAGGCCCAGAGTGGGCTGGCCCAGGCCCGCACCAACCTCGCCCAGAACGGCCAGAGCGCCCAGAACAGCGTGCCGCTGGGCCGCGTGGGGCTGGAACAGGCCCAGGCAGGTGTGCGCCAGGCCGAGGAAAACCTGGCCCGCGCCGCCGTGCGCGCGCCCTTTGCCGGCACCGTGGCCGACCTGAGCGCCGAGATCGGGGAATTTGTGGCGCAGGGCTCGCCGGTCTTTCGGCTGGTAGACCCCGGCAGCATCCGCGCGCAGTTCAATGTGCCGGCCGCCGACGCCCCTGGTCTGCGCGCCGGGACGGCCCTGAACCTGGGCTACGGCGGCGTGAACTACGTGGCGACCGTGGTGGACACCCCCGGGATTGCGGGCAGCAACCGGCTGGTGCGGATCACGGCGCGCGTGCAGGGCGGTGAGGCGCTGCCCGTGGGCGCCGCCGCCCAGGCCCGTTACCGCGTGACGCTGGGGCAGGGCGTCCTGATTCCCAGCGCCGCCGTGCAGGCTGACGGCGGAGAGAATGTCGTGTACACCGTGGCCGGCGGCGTGGCCGAGCGCACGCCGGTGACGGTGGTGGCCGAAAGCGGCGCCCAGGTGGCGGTGCAGGGCCTCCCGGCAGGCCAGCGCGTGATTGCCCCGGTGCCGGCCAGCCTGCAGAGCGGCGCGCGGGTGACCGCCGAGACCCGCGCGCCCGCCGCCAGCGGGGCCACCCCATGA
- a CDS encoding efflux RND transporter permease subunit: MSTHDPADFHAPPGTLPDGTPEPAVHPLVRFSVRNYVFSIGVFVMLVLAGLVATFRLGVELLPNFEVPVLAVSTAYPGANPDQVDREVSRRIEDAVSTLAGVVDINTTSVTNQSAVVITFTDATDVDSAANSVSQAVAAIRAALPDGSEAPVVQKFDPNDTPILSLALLGGSAPPAEVTALAEDVLVPRLERVDGVADVSLTGGPERQVQVLLDPARLQSYNLTPARVTQAIGASALDLPAGSVTQGGTQTQFSTRNTPRSAAEVARIPVDTQTGLTVGDVAAVRDTAAAPTSLARVNGQPAVLLSVRKGSGTNSVAVADNVRAAMEAQPLPAGYRLSLASDTTRETRATVEDTFKEFLLAVAAVGVICLLFLGRLNTVFAVILAIPISISAAPLLFSLLGFTFNIISLLAIIVAIGIVVDDSIVVGENVQRYRDMGYSPIRSVLLGGSEVFSAVTAASFSLLAVLLPLSFMPGILGQFFSQFGLGIAAAIALSWLESLLFLTVRMAYTRDPEPVTWREVPGVLGRFPHLLRASLTGVRTLPGLLGLALAGAALTAVLDRVAGLALPLALGLGAVLAPLALAAGRYLLTVLYATLEALTGTLHGVTNRGVQAAARAYARSLGGALRRPWAVMLVAGLFLLSAGLAVRGLGFAFVPQTDSGSLSVDLELPTGTDLNTTNRLTGQLEDNLLARPEVRLVQTSVGSGALTGGNTPNSASLTVTLVDREARPGIEVLVARYLAQLRPVTASVPGTELLVASNQGGPGGSADITLALTAPNQALLIERNRAVVRLLARDPNLRSVDSSLSATRQERTFVPDSTALAGTGLSASDVAQALRTYNDGSVAGRVRDGDRSVDIVVRLDPALISGEQSLLTQTVYSPVLEANLNLGDLGAFSLAQAPATLSRLNKAYTATLDITLQDGGPNPFAYQQELVDRVEKAGLLAGGVTLGNASAFGSAGLTGDLVFYGPILMLVAVLLTYLVLGSQFNSFRYPVYLLLPVPIAIVGALWTLNFFGVNLDVITVLGMVILLGLSTKNSILYLEFVTERIRSLPLREALIEAAELRFRPILMTTLTVLVISIPLILGQGDGAEFRRGLGIVILGGVITSTLLTFYVVPSVFWQFERRRVAPAPSTAPVLGVGD; the protein is encoded by the coding sequence ATGAGCACCCACGACCCCGCCGATTTTCACGCTCCGCCGGGCACATTGCCTGACGGCACACCTGAACCCGCCGTGCATCCGCTGGTGCGCTTCAGCGTGCGCAACTACGTCTTTTCCATCGGCGTGTTCGTGATGCTGGTACTGGCGGGCCTGGTCGCCACCTTCCGGCTGGGTGTGGAGCTGCTGCCCAATTTCGAGGTGCCGGTGCTGGCCGTCAGCACGGCGTACCCTGGCGCCAACCCCGATCAGGTGGACCGCGAGGTCAGCCGCCGCATTGAGGACGCGGTCAGCACCCTGGCCGGCGTGGTGGACATCAACACCACCTCGGTCACCAACCAGTCGGCCGTGGTGATTACGTTCACCGACGCCACCGATGTGGACAGCGCCGCCAACTCGGTGTCGCAGGCGGTGGCGGCCATCCGCGCCGCGCTGCCCGACGGGTCTGAAGCCCCGGTGGTCCAGAAATTTGACCCCAACGACACCCCTATCCTGTCGCTGGCCCTGCTGGGCGGCAGCGCCCCCCCCGCCGAGGTTACGGCCCTGGCCGAAGACGTGCTGGTGCCGCGCCTGGAACGGGTGGACGGCGTGGCCGACGTCAGCCTGACCGGCGGCCCCGAGCGGCAGGTGCAGGTGCTGCTGGACCCCGCCCGCCTCCAGAGTTACAACCTGACCCCGGCGCGGGTAACCCAGGCCATCGGCGCCAGCGCGCTGGACCTGCCAGCCGGCTCAGTGACACAGGGCGGCACGCAGACGCAGTTTTCCACCCGAAACACCCCGCGCAGCGCAGCCGAGGTGGCGCGCATTCCGGTGGACACCCAGACGGGCCTGACCGTGGGCGACGTGGCGGCGGTGCGCGACACCGCCGCCGCGCCGACCTCGCTGGCGCGCGTGAATGGGCAGCCCGCCGTGCTGCTCAGCGTGCGCAAGGGCAGCGGCACCAACTCGGTGGCCGTGGCCGACAATGTGCGCGCCGCGATGGAAGCCCAGCCCCTGCCCGCCGGCTACCGCCTGAGCCTGGCCAGCGACACCACCCGCGAGACCCGCGCCACCGTGGAAGACACCTTCAAGGAATTCCTGCTGGCCGTGGCGGCGGTGGGAGTCATCTGCCTGCTGTTTCTGGGCCGCCTGAACACGGTCTTCGCCGTAATTCTCGCCATTCCCATTTCCATCAGTGCGGCGCCGCTGCTCTTTAGCCTGCTGGGCTTCACCTTCAACATCATCTCGCTGCTGGCCATCATCGTGGCCATCGGCATTGTGGTCGACGACTCGATTGTGGTGGGCGAAAACGTGCAGCGCTACCGCGACATGGGTTACAGCCCCATTCGCAGCGTGCTGCTGGGCGGCTCAGAGGTTTTCTCGGCTGTGACCGCCGCCAGCTTCTCTCTGCTGGCCGTGCTGCTGCCCCTCAGCTTTATGCCGGGCATCCTGGGTCAGTTTTTCAGCCAGTTCGGGCTGGGAATTGCAGCGGCCATTGCGCTGTCGTGGCTCGAAAGCCTGCTGTTCCTGACTGTACGGATGGCGTACACCCGTGACCCCGAACCGGTTACCTGGCGCGAGGTGCCGGGTGTGCTGGGGCGCTTTCCGCATCTGCTGCGCGCCAGCCTGACTGGCGTCCGCACCCTGCCTGGTCTGCTGGGCCTGGCCCTGGCCGGGGCCGCGCTCACGGCGGTGCTGGACCGCGTCGCTGGTCTGGCCCTGCCGTTGGCTCTGGGCCTGGGGGCAGTGCTGGCCCCCCTGGCACTGGCGGCTGGGCGCTACCTCCTGACCGTCCTGTACGCCACCCTGGAGGCCCTGACCGGCACCCTGCACGGCGTGACCAACCGGGGCGTGCAGGCGGCGGCGCGCGCCTACGCCCGCAGCCTGGGCGGCGCACTGCGGCGGCCCTGGGCGGTCATGCTGGTGGCCGGCCTGTTTCTGCTGAGTGCCGGCCTGGCCGTGCGCGGGCTGGGCTTTGCCTTCGTGCCCCAGACCGACAGCGGCTCGCTGAGCGTAGACCTGGAACTGCCCACCGGCACCGACCTGAACACCACCAACCGCCTGACCGGGCAGCTGGAAGACAACCTGCTGGCCCGGCCCGAGGTGCGCCTGGTGCAGACCAGCGTGGGCTCGGGCGCCCTGACGGGCGGCAACACCCCCAACTCGGCCAGCCTGACCGTGACCCTGGTGGACCGGGAGGCGCGCCCCGGCATTGAGGTGCTGGTGGCCCGGTATCTGGCGCAGTTGCGTCCGGTGACTGCCAGCGTGCCCGGCACCGAGCTGCTGGTGGCTTCCAATCAGGGTGGTCCAGGGGGCAGCGCCGACATTACCCTGGCCCTGACCGCCCCCAACCAGGCGCTGCTGATCGAGCGCAACCGCGCAGTGGTGCGCCTGCTGGCCCGGGACCCCAACCTGCGCAGCGTGGACAGCAGCCTCAGCGCCACCCGCCAGGAGCGCACCTTTGTACCGGACAGCACTGCGCTGGCGGGCACGGGCCTCAGCGCCAGCGACGTGGCCCAGGCCCTGCGCACCTACAACGACGGCAGCGTGGCCGGGCGCGTGCGTGATGGTGACCGTAGCGTGGACATTGTGGTCCGCCTGGACCCGGCCCTCATCAGCGGCGAACAGAGCCTGCTGACCCAGACGGTCTACTCGCCCGTACTGGAGGCCAACCTGAACCTGGGTGACCTAGGCGCCTTCTCACTGGCCCAGGCGCCCGCCACCCTCAGCCGACTGAACAAGGCTTACACCGCCACGCTGGACATCACGCTGCAAGACGGCGGGCCCAACCCCTTTGCCTATCAGCAGGAACTGGTGGACCGGGTCGAGAAGGCAGGGCTGCTGGCGGGCGGCGTGACCCTGGGCAACGCCAGCGCTTTTGGCAGCGCGGGCCTGACTGGCGACCTCGTGTTTTATGGCCCCATTCTGATGCTCGTGGCCGTGCTGCTGACCTATCTGGTGCTGGGCAGCCAGTTCAACTCGTTCCGGTATCCGGTGTATCTGCTGCTGCCCGTGCCGATTGCCATTGTGGGGGCGCTGTGGACCCTGAACTTCTTCGGGGTCAACCTGGACGTGATTACGGTGCTGGGAATGGTGATTCTGCTGGGGCTCTCCACCAAGAATTCCATCCTGTACCTGGAATTTGTGACCGAACGCATCCGCAGCCTGCCCCTGCGTGAGGCGCTGATTGAGGCCGCCGAACTGCGGTTCCGCCCCATCCTGATGACCACTCTGACCGTGCTGGTCATCAGCATTCCCCTGATTCTGGGCCAGGGCGACGGCGCCGAGTTCCGCCGGGGCCTGGGCATCGTGATTCTGGGCGGCGTCATCACCTCGACCCTGCTGACCTTCTATGTGGTCCCCAGCGTGTTCTGGCAGTTCGAGCGGCGGCGGGTGGCGCCCGCACCTTCAACCGCACCTGTGCTGGGCGTCGGCGACTGA
- a CDS encoding DinB family protein: MTLSGQAPCLDALLASWQRNNSILLNLLQTLPDGALALRTDPDSPSVGQVLSHLHFVRLVLVEENAPDLPVTLPSEEWMDEENPERLAHSLMESAQLVGVAVQSRLKTGRAMDRHYDHPVLFIQHLLWHEGYHYGQIKLMLKWAGQPLADDVMGPQSWGLFMRKSVAADQSTPDPEQR; encoded by the coding sequence ATGACCCTCTCTGGACAAGCACCGTGTCTTGACGCCCTGCTTGCCTCCTGGCAGCGGAACAATTCCATTCTGCTCAATCTGCTTCAGACGCTTCCAGACGGCGCTCTCGCTCTGCGCACTGATCCTGATAGCCCCAGCGTGGGCCAAGTCCTGAGCCATCTGCACTTCGTGCGTCTGGTGTTGGTGGAAGAGAACGCCCCAGATCTTCCCGTCACGCTTCCATCAGAAGAATGGATGGACGAAGAGAACCCAGAACGGCTGGCCCACTCCCTCATGGAAAGCGCCCAGCTCGTTGGGGTGGCTGTTCAGAGCCGCCTGAAGACTGGCCGGGCGATGGACCGGCACTACGACCACCCAGTCCTTTTCATCCAGCATCTGCTGTGGCATGAGGGATATCACTACGGACAGATCAAATTGATGCTGAAGTGGGCTGGTCAGCCCCTGGCCGACGATGTGATGGGGCCGCAGAGCTGGGGGCTATTCATGCGGAAAAGTGTAGCGGCCGACCAGTCCACGCCAGACCCAGAGCAGCGGTAG
- a CDS encoding sensor domain-containing diguanylate cyclase: MTGAPLPSDEYRRLLDLARYQILDSSPEEDFDRITRLAARVLNTPMAVLNLVDQHRQWGKAVFGMDDSTAPRHDSFCAWTILDDAPMVVENASLDPRFQHNPMVVGDPHIRLYAGAPLTTPAGSRIGSLCVVDSQPRALEPGDVQALQDLATLTMQTLELRRQGLEAQQDANAQRHQAAELRRTLEQARILEGVSSLMDLDLDPGQATLTAASLISEAIEADYTFLLTWPGETFAVHTAYQRPGLPSDTANLAQALPKMGGVTATLRNRREPLYLQDYGAHPQALAAASEVEQVAWVPLGTAGDQTALLMVVRLKGNAVTTWRGGDRTLLEAAARTIRHALQRHAALDQAQQQARRDALTGLSNRRAFDEDLASQWAAGVPLTLALVDLDGLKAINDREGHAQGDKLLQVFGQALAAETTPGRAYRLGGDEFAVLLPGESEDEVLEQIDLAMSAAQAVSVQRTGASTGVVQSGEVDTLQALLALADERMYIAKRRRQKGTNRPPV, encoded by the coding sequence ATGACCGGTGCGCCCCTTCCGTCTGACGAGTACCGCCGGCTGCTAGACCTGGCCCGCTACCAGATTCTCGATAGCTCCCCAGAAGAGGACTTTGACCGCATCACCCGCCTCGCCGCGCGCGTCCTGAACACCCCGATGGCCGTCCTGAATCTTGTGGACCAGCACCGCCAGTGGGGCAAGGCGGTCTTCGGTATGGACGACAGCACCGCGCCCCGCCATGACTCGTTCTGCGCCTGGACCATTCTGGACGACGCCCCAATGGTGGTCGAAAACGCCTCCCTAGACCCCCGATTTCAGCACAATCCGATGGTTGTCGGTGACCCACATATCCGCCTCTATGCCGGGGCGCCCCTTACCACACCCGCAGGAAGCCGCATTGGGTCACTCTGCGTGGTGGACAGTCAGCCCAGGGCGCTGGAGCCCGGGGACGTGCAGGCACTACAAGACCTCGCCACTTTAACCATGCAGACCCTGGAGTTGCGCCGTCAGGGCCTGGAAGCCCAGCAGGACGCCAACGCCCAGCGGCATCAGGCGGCGGAACTGCGCCGCACCCTGGAGCAGGCCCGGATTCTGGAGGGTGTCAGCAGCCTGATGGACCTCGACCTGGACCCAGGGCAGGCCACCCTGACGGCCGCCAGTCTCATCAGCGAAGCCATCGAAGCGGATTACACCTTCCTACTGACCTGGCCCGGCGAGACTTTTGCCGTTCACACCGCGTACCAGCGTCCGGGGCTGCCCTCCGACACAGCCAACCTCGCCCAGGCTCTGCCCAAGATGGGGGGCGTAACGGCCACGCTGCGTAACCGGCGGGAGCCGCTGTATCTGCAGGACTACGGGGCCCACCCCCAAGCGCTTGCCGCAGCCAGCGAGGTGGAGCAGGTGGCGTGGGTGCCTCTCGGCACGGCGGGCGACCAGACCGCGCTCCTCATGGTGGTGCGGCTGAAAGGCAACGCGGTGACGACCTGGCGCGGTGGTGACCGGACCCTCTTGGAGGCGGCCGCGCGGACCATCCGGCATGCCCTGCAGCGCCACGCCGCCCTGGACCAGGCGCAGCAGCAGGCCCGGCGAGATGCGCTGACAGGGCTGTCCAACCGGCGCGCGTTTGACGAAGACCTGGCCAGCCAGTGGGCCGCTGGCGTGCCCCTGACCCTGGCGCTGGTGGACCTGGACGGCCTGAAGGCCATCAATGACCGTGAAGGCCATGCCCAGGGCGACAAATTGCTGCAAGTGTTTGGGCAGGCACTGGCGGCAGAAACCACGCCTGGCAGGGCCTACCGGCTGGGCGGGGATGAGTTTGCGGTGCTGCTGCCAGGAGAGTCGGAAGACGAGGTGCTGGAGCAGATTGATCTGGCGATGAGTGCCGCTCAGGCCGTGTCGGTGCAGCGCACGGGGGCCAGCACCGGTGTGGTGCAGTCCGGTGAGGTAGACACACTGCAGGCCTTGCTGGCGCTGGCGGACGAGCGCATGTACATCGCCAAACGCCGCCGGCAGAAGGGCACCAACCGGCCACCCGTCTGA
- a CDS encoding GAF domain-containing protein, with amino-acid sequence MTAPVLPENEFTRLLDLARYQILDTGTEEAFDRITRLAARLLNVPVAMLNLVDQHRVWGKAAHGLPRVTANRPDVFCAWAILDDQPLVVEDAQRDGRFQHSPIVVGEPHVRMYAGAPLTTPAGHRIGTLCILDAEPRQVQAGDVEALQDLAAMAMQELEFRRLTLELDRAAQAQSLQVAELRRTLEQARILEGVSSVMDLDLSPTEAVAAAAPLLAEAVGADATALLLWTEDRMDVRWLGDAPRHQTESLTAHLRALACPYQTARTPAFLDAGQKGNDPALAWLPLGTLQGQTCLLVLVRPTELGLATWRPSEQALLSAASRTVAHALARQENLTRVQS; translated from the coding sequence GTGACTGCGCCTGTGCTGCCTGAAAACGAGTTCACCCGCCTCCTTGACCTCGCGCGGTATCAGATTCTCGATACAGGCACCGAAGAGGCGTTTGACCGCATCACCCGCCTCGCCGCCCGCCTCCTGAACGTGCCAGTCGCCATGCTCAACCTCGTTGATCAGCACCGCGTCTGGGGCAAAGCCGCGCATGGCCTTCCCCGCGTCACCGCCAACCGCCCGGACGTCTTCTGTGCCTGGGCCATTCTGGATGACCAGCCCCTCGTGGTGGAGGACGCCCAACGGGACGGACGGTTTCAGCACAGTCCCATCGTCGTGGGTGAACCGCATGTCCGCATGTACGCAGGCGCGCCCCTCACCACCCCGGCTGGGCACCGGATCGGCACCCTGTGTATCCTCGACGCCGAACCCCGGCAGGTGCAGGCTGGTGACGTAGAGGCGCTGCAAGACCTCGCGGCTATGGCCATGCAGGAGCTGGAGTTCCGCCGCCTCACCCTTGAACTGGATCGGGCGGCTCAGGCGCAGAGTCTGCAGGTCGCGGAGTTGCGCCGCACCCTGGAGCAGGCCCGGATTCTCGAAGGCGTCAGCAGTGTGATGGACCTTGACCTGAGCCCGACCGAGGCGGTCGCCGCCGCTGCGCCCCTGTTGGCTGAAGCTGTGGGGGCAGACGCCACCGCGCTGCTGCTCTGGACAGAGGACCGGATGGACGTGCGGTGGCTGGGCGACGCACCACGCCATCAGACAGAGTCTCTGACAGCCCACTTGCGGGCCCTGGCCTGTCCGTATCAGACTGCCCGCACCCCAGCGTTTTTGGATGCTGGCCAGAAGGGCAATGACCCAGCCCTGGCCTGGTTGCCGCTGGGCACTCTACAAGGGCAGACTTGCCTGCTGGTGCTTGTGCGGCCGACTGAACTAGGGCTGGCGACTTGGCGACCAAGTGAGCAGGCGCTGCTGTCTGCGGCAAGCCGCACGGTGGCCCATGCGCTGGCTCGTCAGGAAAACCTGACCAGAGTGCAGAGCTAA